The Heyndrickxia vini genome contains a region encoding:
- a CDS encoding helix-turn-helix domain-containing protein: MYLTIKETADYLSVSETYVKNLILQGKIRALHDSNGEILVYKDQFKTHFEQLEKYKLLVQELANEPIPEDADIKDED; the protein is encoded by the coding sequence GTGTATTTAACCATTAAAGAAACAGCTGATTATTTATCCGTATCTGAAACATATGTGAAGAATTTAATTTTACAAGGTAAAATACGGGCTTTGCATGACAGTAATGGAGAAATATTGGTTTACAAGGACCAGTTTAAGACACATTTTGAACAACTTGAAAAATATAAACTATTAGTTCAGGAATTGGCAAATGAACCGATTCCGGAAGATGCGGATATAAAGGATGAGGATTGA